A genomic window from Oryctolagus cuniculus chromosome 12, mOryCun1.1, whole genome shotgun sequence includes:
- the LOC100342568 gene encoding olfactory receptor 4K13 codes for MERANHSVVSEFILLGLSKSQNLQILFFLGFSMVYVGIVLGNLLILVTVAFDSRLHTPMYFLLINLSFIDMILASFATPKMIVDFLRKQKTISWWGCYSQMFFMHLLGGSEMMLLVAMAIDRYVAICRPLHYMTIMNPRVLVGLLLSSYAVGFVHSSSQMAFMLNLPFCGPNVVDSFFCDLPLVIKLACKDTYVLQLLVVADSGLLSLVCFLLLLISYTVIIFSVRNRAASGSSKAFSTLSAHITVVTLFFAPCVFIYVWPFSRYSVDKILSVFYTIFTPLLNPIIYTLRNQEVKAAIKKIRSRHINSKHIF; via the coding sequence ATGGAAAGGGCAAACCATTCAGTGGTATCTGAATTTATTTTGCTTGGACTTTCCAAATCTCAAAATCTTCAGATTTTATTCTTCCTGGGATTCTCTATGGTCTATGTGGGTATTGTGTTAGGAAATCTTCTCATCTTGGTCACTGTGGCCTTTGACTCACGCCTTCACACACCAATGTACTTTCTACTTATTAATCTCTCCTTTATTGATATGATCCTGGCTTCTTTTGCCACCCCTAAAATGATTGTGGATTTCCTCCGAAAACAGAAGACCATCTCCTGGTGGGGGTGTTATTCTCAAATGTTCTTCATGCACCTTCTGGGTGGCAGTGAGATGATGCTGCTGGTAGCCATGGCAATAGACAGGTATGTTGCCATATGCAGACCCCTCCATTACATGACCATCATGAACCCACGGGTGCTCGTTGGGCTGCTGTTATCCTCCTATGCAGTTGGGTTTGTCCACTCGTCTAGTCAGATGGCCTTCATGTTGAATTTGCCCTTTTGTGGTCCCAATGTGGTAGACAGCTTTTTCTGTGACCTCCCCCTGGTGATCAAACTTGCTTGCAAGGACACCTATGTGCTACAACTCCTGGTCGTTGCTGACAGTGGCCTTTTGTCCCTGGTCTGCTTCCTCTTGTTGCTCATCTCCTACACAGTCATCATATTCTCGGTCAGGAATCGGGCTGCTAGTGGATCCTCAAAGGCCTTCTCTACTCTCTCAGCTCACATCACAGTTGTGACCCTGTTCTTTGctccatgtgtttttatttatgtatggcCTTTCAGCAGATACTCTGTAGATAAAATACTCTCTGTGTTTTACACGATCTTCACACCTCTCTTAAATCCTATTATTTATACATTAAGAAATCAAGAGGTAAAAGCAGCCATTAAGAAAATAAGGTCTCGACACATAAactcaaaacacattttttag